Proteins encoded within one genomic window of Ammonifex degensii KC4:
- the carB gene encoding carbamoyl-phosphate synthase large subunit: MPRRKDLKKVMVIGSGPIIIGQAAEFDYSGTQACRALREEGLEVVLVNSNPATIMTDPNMADRVYIEPLTPEFVAKVLRKERPDGLLPTLGGQVGLNLAVELSRMGVLDELGVELLGTPLETIEKAEDRELFKETMRAIGEPIPESRIVSRLEDAVSFAREIGFPVVVRPAYTLGGTGGGIARNEEELLEIAARGLKHSLIGQILVEQCVSGWKEIEFEVMRDGADNCITVCCMENLDPMGIHTGDSIVVAPSQTLTDKEYQMLRRAAIKIIRALGIRGGCNIQFALDPRSLRYYVIEVNPRVSRSSALASKATGYPIAKVAAKIAVGLRLDEIQNAVTGKTTACFEPSIDYVVVKFPRWPFDKFALANRVLGTQMKSTGEVMAIGRTFEEALLKAVRSLEIGLHGLVLPEAERFSDMEIESKLESPTDERLFVVAEALRRGYPVSKVASLSAIDPWFLERIKRLVEFEEALRRAGKELDPEILRQAKTLGFSDRTIAEFTGLPEDVVREKRKVWGIKPVYKMVDTCAAEFEAATPYYYSTYEQEDEAPALEGRKVVVLGSGPIRIGQGIEFDYCSVHCVWALREEGIKAIIINNNPETVSTDFDTADRLYFEPLVAEDVLNVLEKEKPEGVLVQFGGQTAINLAKPLAAAGFKILGTAVEDIDRAEDREKFDRVLEAENIPRPPGGAAKSPEEALAVAERVGFPVLVRPSYVLGGRAMEIVYNREELEEYMRFAARVSPEYPVLVDKYIFGKEVEVDAISDGEDVLIPGIMEHIERAGIHSGDSIAVYPPRTLNGEVVEQVVSYTTALARALRVRGLLNIQYVVDAEGKVYVLEVNPRASRTVPYLSKITGIPMIPLAVKVILGKKLKELGYGTGLYRGGRYFGIKVPVFSFAKLLDVDVSLGPEMKSTGEVMGVAEDFAAALYKGCVAAGYAFPEKGAVLVTVSDRDKEEALPLVKELARLGFKILATSGTARMLSAAGVPVETVKKLHEGSPNIIDLLRAGKIQMVLNTLTKGRRPEREGFRIRRTAVELGIPCITSLDTMRAVVEVMRARRQGIRLPVISLQEYQEREKEA, encoded by the coding sequence ATGCCACGGAGGAAAGATCTCAAGAAGGTTATGGTCATAGGGTCTGGCCCCATCATCATCGGCCAGGCGGCGGAATTTGACTACTCAGGTACCCAGGCCTGCCGCGCTTTACGCGAAGAAGGCCTAGAAGTGGTGCTAGTCAACTCCAATCCGGCTACCATCATGACCGATCCCAACATGGCCGACAGGGTTTACATCGAGCCTTTGACCCCGGAGTTCGTAGCCAAGGTGCTAAGAAAAGAACGCCCTGATGGCCTGCTGCCCACCCTGGGAGGACAGGTGGGGCTCAACCTGGCGGTGGAACTGAGCCGTATGGGAGTACTGGATGAACTGGGAGTAGAGCTCTTGGGTACCCCGCTGGAGACGATAGAGAAGGCCGAGGACCGGGAGCTTTTCAAGGAAACCATGCGGGCCATCGGCGAGCCCATTCCGGAAAGCCGCATAGTATCCCGGCTGGAGGACGCGGTGAGCTTCGCCCGGGAAATAGGATTTCCGGTGGTGGTACGCCCAGCCTATACCCTGGGGGGAACTGGTGGCGGGATTGCCCGGAACGAGGAAGAGTTGCTGGAGATCGCGGCGCGGGGGCTCAAGCATAGCCTCATAGGTCAGATCTTGGTGGAGCAGTGCGTGTCGGGCTGGAAGGAAATAGAGTTCGAAGTGATGCGGGACGGGGCGGACAACTGCATCACCGTCTGCTGCATGGAGAACCTCGATCCCATGGGTATTCACACCGGGGACAGTATCGTGGTGGCACCTTCCCAGACTCTAACCGACAAGGAGTACCAGATGCTGCGCCGGGCGGCCATCAAGATCATACGCGCCCTAGGCATAAGAGGGGGCTGCAACATCCAGTTCGCGCTCGACCCCAGAAGCCTGCGCTACTATGTCATCGAAGTTAACCCTCGTGTATCCCGCTCTTCCGCCCTGGCCTCTAAGGCCACCGGTTACCCCATCGCCAAGGTGGCGGCCAAGATTGCCGTGGGCCTGCGCCTGGACGAGATCCAGAACGCAGTGACCGGCAAGACCACGGCCTGCTTCGAGCCCTCTATCGACTACGTAGTGGTGAAGTTCCCCCGCTGGCCTTTCGATAAGTTTGCCTTGGCCAACCGCGTGCTGGGGACGCAGATGAAGTCCACCGGTGAGGTCATGGCCATCGGGCGCACCTTCGAGGAGGCCCTGCTCAAGGCGGTACGTTCGCTGGAGATAGGGCTGCATGGGCTTGTGCTGCCGGAGGCCGAGCGCTTCTCGGACATGGAGATAGAGTCCAAGCTGGAAAGCCCCACCGACGAGCGGCTTTTTGTGGTAGCGGAAGCCTTGCGGCGCGGCTACCCGGTGTCCAAGGTGGCCAGCCTTTCCGCCATCGACCCCTGGTTCCTGGAAAGAATTAAGCGACTGGTGGAGTTTGAGGAGGCTTTGCGCCGAGCGGGCAAGGAGTTAGATCCTGAGATCTTACGCCAGGCCAAGACCTTAGGCTTTTCCGACCGCACCATAGCGGAATTTACCGGCTTGCCGGAAGACGTGGTGCGGGAGAAGCGGAAAGTTTGGGGCATAAAGCCGGTCTACAAGATGGTGGACACCTGCGCGGCCGAGTTCGAGGCCGCCACCCCCTACTACTACTCCACCTACGAGCAGGAAGACGAAGCTCCTGCCCTTGAGGGGCGCAAGGTCGTGGTTCTGGGCTCCGGGCCCATTCGCATAGGGCAGGGGATCGAGTTCGACTACTGCTCAGTGCACTGCGTCTGGGCCCTGCGGGAAGAGGGGATAAAAGCGATCATCATCAACAACAATCCGGAAACGGTCTCAACCGACTTCGACACCGCCGACCGCCTCTACTTCGAGCCTCTGGTAGCCGAAGACGTGCTCAACGTGCTGGAGAAAGAGAAGCCGGAGGGAGTGCTGGTGCAGTTTGGCGGCCAGACGGCCATAAACCTGGCCAAGCCCCTGGCGGCGGCCGGATTTAAGATCCTGGGCACGGCGGTGGAGGACATCGACCGGGCGGAGGACCGGGAAAAGTTCGACCGGGTGCTGGAGGCGGAAAATATCCCCCGTCCGCCGGGCGGAGCGGCCAAGTCGCCGGAGGAAGCCCTGGCGGTGGCCGAGAGAGTGGGCTTCCCCGTGCTGGTGCGCCCCTCCTACGTGCTGGGCGGAAGGGCCATGGAAATAGTCTACAACCGGGAGGAGCTGGAGGAGTACATGCGCTTCGCCGCCCGGGTGAGCCCGGAGTACCCGGTCCTGGTAGACAAGTACATCTTCGGCAAAGAAGTAGAAGTGGACGCCATAAGCGACGGTGAAGATGTGCTCATCCCCGGCATCATGGAGCACATCGAGCGGGCGGGTATCCACTCCGGGGACAGTATCGCCGTCTATCCTCCCCGCACCTTAAACGGGGAAGTGGTGGAACAGGTGGTTTCCTACACCACCGCGCTGGCGCGGGCCCTGCGGGTCAGGGGGCTTCTTAACATCCAGTACGTGGTGGATGCCGAAGGAAAGGTTTACGTGCTGGAGGTTAACCCCCGGGCCAGCCGCACCGTCCCCTACCTCAGCAAGATTACCGGCATTCCCATGATCCCGTTGGCAGTGAAGGTGATCCTGGGCAAGAAGCTAAAAGAGCTGGGCTACGGCACGGGCCTTTACCGGGGTGGGAGGTACTTCGGCATAAAGGTTCCCGTCTTCTCCTTTGCCAAGCTTCTGGACGTGGACGTGAGCCTGGGTCCGGAGATGAAGTCCACCGGTGAGGTCATGGGGGTGGCGGAGGACTTCGCCGCCGCCCTCTACAAGGGGTGCGTGGCGGCGGGTTACGCCTTTCCAGAAAAGGGAGCGGTGCTCGTCACCGTTTCCGACCGCGACAAAGAAGAGGCGCTTCCCCTGGTAAAAGAGCTGGCTCGGTTGGGCTTTAAGATCTTGGCCACTTCTGGCACGGCCCGCATGCTCTCGGCGGCCGGCGTACCGGTGGAGACGGTTAAGAAGCTTCACGAAGGCTCCCCCAACATCATCGACCTCTTGCGGGCAGGGAAGATCCAGATGGTGCTCAACACCCTGACCAAGGGGAGGCGGCCGGAGAGGGAAGGGTTCCGCATAAGGCGCACCGCCGTGGAGTTGGGCATCCCCTGCATCACCTCTTTAGACACCATGCGGGCGGTGGTGGAGGTGATGCGGGCGCGGCGGCAGGGGATCCGCCTGCCGGTTATCTCGCTCCAGGAGTACCAGGAGAGGGAGAAGGAAGCATGA
- a CDS encoding dihydroorotate dehydrogenase electron transfer subunit: protein MIHEAEILSQRRLAPDIYRLELFAPRVAEQAQPGQFLMVRTSISLDPFLRRPLSVNAVDRRRGAVVLLYRVVGRGTRLLAERKLGKRLNVVGPLGRSFTVPLSGPVVLVAGGLGIAPLFFLAEVCRQRGNEVILFYGARSQEELVLRRELEDMGVKVFLATDDGSLGERGTVVELLKKKGLPPAAPVYAAGPPPMLKALAGTLKDMGREAEFSLEERMGCGVGACRGCAVKVREGENFVYRRVCTDGPVFKAGEVVWE from the coding sequence ATGATCCACGAGGCCGAAATCTTAAGCCAGCGGCGCCTGGCTCCCGACATCTACCGGCTGGAGCTCTTCGCCCCCCGCGTGGCGGAGCAGGCCCAGCCGGGGCAGTTTCTGATGGTGCGCACGAGTATTTCTTTGGACCCCTTCCTGCGCCGGCCTCTCAGCGTGAACGCGGTGGACCGGAGGAGAGGGGCAGTGGTGTTACTTTACCGCGTGGTGGGACGGGGAACTAGGCTTTTGGCGGAGCGCAAGCTGGGGAAGAGGCTTAACGTGGTGGGCCCCCTGGGCCGGAGCTTCACCGTGCCCCTTTCCGGCCCGGTGGTGCTGGTGGCGGGCGGGCTGGGGATTGCTCCCCTTTTCTTCCTAGCCGAAGTGTGCCGCCAGCGCGGCAACGAGGTTATCCTCTTCTACGGCGCGCGCTCTCAAGAGGAGCTGGTTTTGCGCCGGGAATTGGAGGACATGGGGGTAAAGGTTTTTTTGGCCACGGACGACGGCTCTTTGGGAGAGCGGGGCACGGTGGTAGAGTTGCTGAAAAAGAAGGGGCTTCCGCCTGCCGCTCCGGTCTACGCCGCCGGTCCTCCACCCATGCTTAAGGCTTTGGCCGGCACTTTAAAAGATATGGGGCGGGAGGCGGAGTTTTCTTTGGAGGAGCGCATGGGCTGCGGGGTGGGGGCCTGCCGGGGTTGCGCCGTAAAGGTGCGCGAAGGAGAAAATTTTGTTTACCGGCGGGTGTGTACCGATGGGCCGGTTTTCAAGGCCGGTGAGGTGGTGTGGGAATGA
- a CDS encoding dihydroorotate dehydrogenase: MKKPRLAVDLGPNLILKNPVVTASGTFGFGLEYAPFGDLAALGAVVIKSVTRHPRRGNPPPRLVETPAGVLNSIGLENPGVEKVVKEILPALRATGKVTVIGSVAGETVEEYVEVACRLAEAGVAALELNLSCPNVKAGTLFGHDPLLAAQVTRAVREALGDDFPFLVKLGVVGNDFLAVARAAVEAGATGLSLINTLPGLAVDVKRRKLLLGHGTGGLSGPAIKPVALWAVWRAHRELQVPIIGMGGVVSVEDVLAFLLCGARAVAVGSGTLAFPRLAWELVEGLEQALAKEGVEDVRELIGMVAEK, encoded by the coding sequence ATGAAAAAGCCCCGCCTCGCCGTGGATCTGGGTCCGAATCTGATCCTAAAGAACCCGGTGGTGACCGCCTCGGGCACTTTTGGCTTTGGCCTGGAGTACGCTCCGTTTGGCGACCTTGCCGCCCTGGGAGCGGTGGTAATAAAGAGCGTCACCCGGCATCCCCGCCGGGGCAATCCCCCTCCCCGGCTGGTTGAGACGCCGGCGGGGGTGCTCAACAGCATCGGGCTGGAGAACCCCGGCGTGGAGAAGGTGGTGAAAGAAATTTTGCCCGCCCTCCGGGCCACCGGGAAAGTTACCGTCATCGGTAGCGTGGCGGGGGAGACGGTAGAGGAGTACGTAGAGGTGGCCTGCCGCCTGGCCGAAGCGGGGGTGGCGGCATTGGAACTTAACCTTTCCTGCCCCAATGTGAAGGCCGGCACCCTTTTCGGCCACGATCCCCTGCTGGCAGCCCAGGTCACGCGGGCAGTGCGCGAGGCTTTAGGAGACGACTTTCCTTTCTTGGTGAAGCTGGGGGTGGTAGGCAACGACTTTCTGGCGGTGGCCCGGGCGGCGGTGGAGGCGGGAGCTACCGGTCTTTCCTTAATCAATACCCTGCCCGGCCTGGCGGTGGACGTCAAGCGCCGAAAACTGCTTCTGGGGCACGGCACCGGTGGGCTTTCGGGGCCGGCCATAAAACCGGTGGCCTTGTGGGCCGTGTGGCGGGCCCACCGTGAGCTTCAGGTCCCCATCATCGGCATGGGCGGGGTGGTAAGCGTGGAGGACGTTCTGGCCTTTCTGCTCTGCGGCGCCCGTGCGGTGGCGGTGGGGAGCGGTACCTTGGCTTTCCCCCGCCTGGCCTGGGAGCTGGTGGAGGGGCTGGAGCAGGCTCTGGCTAAGGAAGGAGTGGAGGACGTACGGGAGCTCATAGGTATGGTAGCCGAAAAATAA
- the pyrF gene encoding orotidine-5'-phosphate decarboxylase: MALDLDDWQKVRDMAELLSPVVDGFKVGMRLFYRVGPKVWEFLRGKAEILFADLKLHDIPSTVAGGVRALVAQGVNLLNVHAAGGKAMLQAAVEAAAEEASLQGLPRPWLVAVTVLTSLDDISLREEVGIPEAVSQRVLAWARLARECGLDGVVASPLEVGLLRRELGEDFLLVTPGIRPASYPAGDQKRVATAAEALRAGADLLVVGRPIVASPDPLAAALAIRREMEEGDWFCAPKK; the protein is encoded by the coding sequence GTGGCGCTCGATCTGGACGACTGGCAGAAAGTCCGGGATATGGCCGAGCTTTTGTCCCCCGTGGTGGACGGCTTCAAGGTGGGGATGCGGCTTTTCTACCGGGTAGGTCCTAAAGTCTGGGAATTTCTGCGGGGGAAGGCCGAGATCCTCTTTGCCGACCTCAAGCTGCACGACATTCCCAGCACGGTGGCGGGAGGAGTGAGGGCCCTGGTGGCCCAGGGGGTCAACCTTTTAAACGTGCACGCCGCCGGCGGGAAGGCCATGCTGCAAGCGGCGGTAGAAGCGGCGGCGGAGGAAGCGAGTCTTCAGGGGCTGCCCCGGCCCTGGCTGGTGGCGGTGACGGTGCTCACCAGTCTGGACGATATCTCCTTGCGGGAGGAAGTGGGGATACCGGAGGCGGTTTCTCAGAGGGTGCTGGCCTGGGCGCGGCTGGCGCGAGAGTGCGGGCTGGACGGGGTGGTAGCTTCCCCGCTGGAGGTTGGTCTTTTGCGGCGGGAGCTGGGGGAGGACTTCCTCCTGGTCACCCCCGGCATACGCCCGGCAAGTTATCCGGCCGGGGACCAGAAGCGCGTTGCGACGGCCGCCGAAGCCCTGCGGGCCGGGGCTGATCTTCTGGTGGTGGGAAGACCCATCGTGGCTTCCCCCGATCCTTTGGCCGCCGCCTTGGCCATACGGAGGGAAATGGAGGAGGGGGACTGGTTTTGCGCGCCGAAGAAGTGA
- the pyrE gene encoding orotate phosphoribosyltransferase, with protein MRAEEVRELLECTGALRKGHFILSSGLHSDTYVQCALVLQYPEYATRLGAALAELFGDLEIETVIAPALGGILVAHEVARRLGVRSLFTERVAGKMELRRGFVLRPGEKVLVVEDVVTTGGSMKEVAAVVEDWGAKVVGFGALVDRSQKPLDLQPFRALLRLEVEAWEPSSCSLCREGIPATKPGSRGL; from the coding sequence TTGCGCGCCGAAGAAGTGAGAGAGCTTCTGGAATGTACTGGGGCTTTGCGCAAGGGTCACTTTATCCTTTCCTCGGGGCTACACAGCGACACTTACGTGCAGTGTGCTCTGGTGCTGCAGTATCCCGAATATGCAACCCGGCTGGGGGCGGCCCTGGCCGAACTTTTCGGCGATCTGGAGATAGAGACGGTGATAGCGCCGGCCTTGGGAGGTATCTTAGTAGCGCACGAGGTGGCCCGGCGACTCGGGGTCCGCTCCCTTTTCACCGAGCGGGTGGCAGGGAAGATGGAGCTGCGCCGGGGTTTTGTGCTACGGCCGGGGGAGAAGGTTCTGGTAGTAGAAGACGTGGTGACCACGGGGGGATCGATGAAGGAGGTGGCCGCCGTGGTAGAGGATTGGGGTGCCAAGGTGGTGGGCTTCGGGGCCCTGGTGGATCGTAGCCAGAAGCCCCTCGACCTTCAGCCCTTCCGCGCCCTCCTGCGCCTAGAGGTAGAGGCCTGGGAGCCTTCTTCTTGCTCTCTGTGCCGCGAGGGTATCCCGGCGACCAAACCCGGTAGCCGGGGGCTTTAG
- the recJ gene encoding single-stranded-DNA-specific exonuclease RecJ, which yields MSSWIPFPQQPLACALWARELGIDPVLAQILLNRGVKTLEEADFFLNGRLAQLPPPGKMKDLERAVKRIRSAVANQEKILVWGDYDADGITATVLLVSVLKHLGAEEVTYHLPTRADGYGLKGDFLRAAKEQGVSLVLTVDCGVKASEEARLCKLMGLDLIITDHHEPSDELPEAWAVINPRRPDCPYPFKELAGVGVAFKLATALSREAAEEWLDVVALGTVADVMPLVGENRVLVREGLKLFNSSRLRPGLAGLLSAAGASLPVTVRTLSFVLAPRLNAAGRIGDPDVAARCLLAVEEEAEQWSRKLEELNRERQRWENACLKEADLLAKRAREASSRVLVVEASDWPVGLTGLIAQRLHSLYQLPAFVIVWEGEVGRGSGRADESFNVYQALSHASPYLLDYGGHAGAGGFTLTRESFPHFVASLEEYARNLPPDRTYHACRYFDAVLELEKLTPRLMEELGRLEPFGPGNPPPRLVAQGVEVVEVRRVGKEEEHLRLRLRQGRACLEGVAFGRGGEELPRLVDLVFEPSINELTGQPELKILDWWPAGQTVSFIQPFPAAILAREAASRLSLPFDVHLPEKTTPSLPRICRREALVDLREHPDRWRVLLSWLDAPVAVVVATPARACEVVTYLSLHLPERADQILLFYGGLEDYKEWLRKLATAGELPILVTTPALGGRFSSERDVILFDLLFSREQWEWLRGAGGRRLILLFNRQDREAARQRLHLLAPPRRVLLDFYRFLVRKAQGSNEVWLKPEEALARLKSAYLLSPGKETLRTVLQILTELDLVKELANGEEGLYLRLTRPKTRRFLPEAPTFAARHAFKREVLSFQRYFLEAPAEELKEFFRCDIIDPGGSYGAL from the coding sequence ATGTCCTCCTGGATCCCCTTCCCCCAGCAGCCCTTGGCTTGTGCCCTGTGGGCGCGGGAGCTGGGTATCGACCCGGTGCTGGCCCAGATCCTCCTCAACCGGGGCGTGAAAACGCTGGAGGAGGCGGATTTTTTCCTCAACGGCCGGCTCGCGCAGCTCCCTCCTCCCGGTAAGATGAAAGACCTGGAGCGGGCGGTAAAGCGCATAAGGTCAGCGGTAGCCAACCAGGAAAAGATACTGGTCTGGGGGGACTACGACGCTGACGGCATAACTGCCACCGTTCTCTTGGTCTCGGTGCTGAAGCACCTGGGGGCCGAGGAGGTCACCTACCACCTCCCCACACGGGCCGACGGCTATGGGCTTAAGGGAGATTTCCTGCGGGCGGCTAAAGAGCAGGGAGTGAGCCTGGTGCTCACTGTGGACTGCGGTGTAAAGGCGAGTGAGGAGGCGCGCCTCTGTAAGCTGATGGGGCTCGACCTCATCATCACCGACCACCACGAACCGTCGGACGAGCTTCCGGAAGCCTGGGCCGTGATAAACCCTCGGCGACCCGATTGTCCCTATCCTTTTAAAGAGTTGGCCGGGGTAGGGGTAGCCTTCAAGCTGGCCACCGCTCTGAGTAGAGAGGCGGCAGAGGAGTGGCTCGACGTAGTGGCGCTGGGGACGGTAGCTGACGTCATGCCGCTGGTGGGGGAGAACCGTGTGCTCGTCCGGGAGGGCTTAAAGCTTTTTAACTCCTCCCGACTGCGCCCTGGTCTTGCCGGGCTCTTGTCCGCTGCCGGTGCTTCTTTACCGGTCACAGTGCGCACCTTGAGTTTCGTCCTAGCGCCGCGCCTCAACGCGGCGGGAAGGATAGGGGATCCGGATGTAGCTGCCCGCTGTCTTTTGGCTGTCGAGGAAGAGGCAGAGCAATGGTCGAGAAAGTTGGAGGAACTGAACCGCGAGCGGCAGCGCTGGGAGAACGCCTGCCTTAAAGAGGCGGACCTTCTGGCGAAGAGGGCGCGAGAAGCCTCAAGCAGGGTCCTGGTGGTAGAAGCTAGCGACTGGCCGGTAGGACTTACCGGTCTCATTGCTCAGCGCCTGCACTCCCTTTACCAGCTCCCCGCCTTTGTCATCGTCTGGGAGGGGGAAGTAGGGCGGGGTTCGGGGAGAGCCGACGAAAGTTTCAACGTCTACCAGGCCCTAAGCCACGCTTCTCCCTACTTGCTGGACTACGGGGGGCACGCCGGAGCGGGGGGCTTCACCTTGACCCGCGAATCTTTCCCCCACTTCGTTGCTTCCCTGGAGGAGTACGCTCGGAACCTTCCTCCGGACCGGACTTATCATGCTTGCCGGTACTTCGATGCAGTCCTGGAACTGGAAAAGCTTACCCCACGGCTCATGGAGGAACTTGGCCGGCTTGAACCCTTCGGTCCCGGCAATCCTCCTCCCCGCCTGGTAGCCCAAGGGGTGGAAGTGGTTGAAGTTCGCCGGGTGGGGAAAGAAGAGGAGCACCTAAGGCTTAGGCTGCGGCAGGGCAGGGCTTGTCTGGAGGGGGTAGCCTTCGGGCGGGGAGGGGAAGAGCTTCCGCGCCTGGTCGATCTAGTCTTCGAACCGTCAATTAACGAGTTAACGGGACAGCCGGAGCTAAAGATACTGGACTGGTGGCCGGCGGGCCAAACAGTTTCTTTTATTCAGCCTTTTCCTGCCGCGATCCTTGCGCGCGAAGCCGCCTCGCGCTTAAGCTTGCCTTTCGATGTTCACCTCCCAGAGAAAACCACACCCTCTCTCCCCAGGATTTGCCGGAGGGAGGCCCTGGTGGACCTCCGGGAGCACCCCGACCGGTGGCGGGTGCTCCTTTCTTGGCTCGATGCACCGGTGGCGGTGGTGGTGGCCACTCCGGCCCGGGCCTGCGAGGTGGTGACTTACCTTTCTCTTCACCTGCCCGAGCGGGCCGATCAGATCCTACTCTTCTACGGCGGCTTGGAGGATTACAAAGAGTGGCTTCGCAAGCTGGCAACCGCCGGCGAGCTACCCATCCTGGTGACCACGCCGGCCCTAGGCGGGAGGTTTTCGTCGGAGAGGGATGTGATTCTCTTCGATTTACTCTTTTCCCGGGAGCAGTGGGAGTGGTTGCGGGGGGCAGGGGGGAGGAGGCTTATCCTCCTCTTTAACCGGCAGGATAGGGAGGCGGCCCGGCAGCGCCTGCACCTCCTGGCTCCGCCGCGCCGGGTGCTGCTCGATTTCTACCGCTTCCTGGTAAGGAAAGCCCAAGGATCAAACGAGGTGTGGCTCAAGCCAGAGGAAGCGCTGGCCCGGCTCAAGTCAGCTTACCTTTTGAGTCCGGGAAAAGAAACCTTGCGTACGGTCCTACAGATCTTGACGGAACTGGACTTAGTGAAGGAACTGGCCAACGGAGAAGAAGGATTGTACCTTCGTTTAACTCGACCCAAAACGCGGCGTTTTCTTCCGGAAGCTCCTACCTTTGCGGCCCGTCACGCTTTCAAACGCGAAGTCCTCTCCTTCCAGCGCTACTTCCTGGAAGCGCCGGCAGAGGAACTGAAAGAGTTTTTCCGCTGTGATATAATTGACCCTGGTGGGAGCTATGGAGCTTTATGA
- a CDS encoding RelA/SpoT family protein: protein MELYEELLAQVKAYNPGVNEALLRKAFDFAQAKHAGQRRFSGEPFLSHPVAVARILAELELDTETIVAGLLHDVVEDTGTTLEEIEHEFGAEIAALVDGVTKLSRLQFRSQEEQQAENLRKMFVAMAKDVRVVLIKLADRLHNLRTLQYLPPEKQRAIAKETLEIFAPLAHRLGIYRLKWELEDLAFRYLEPERYRELAAKVAKTRAAREEYTRELIAILQKRLEEAGIKAELMGRPKNLYSIYQKMLRDGKEYSEIYDRTGIRALVETVRDCYAVLGVVHTLWKPVPGRFKDYIAMPKENMYQSLHTTVIGPQGEPVEVQIRTYEMHRTAEYGIAAHWRYKEGQTRDKQLEAKFAWLRELLEWVQEMRDAREFMERLKIDVFSDVVFVFTPKGDVVELPAGAVPLDFAYRIHTEVGHRYKGAKVNGRLVPLDYQLKTGDIVEIITGPKPNPSRDWLNVVRTSQARSRIRQWFKREFREEAKALGRELLEKEARRLGLPLEELKEEKLLEQARRFNLQTVEDLYVALAQGAVTPSSILRADLKEKEKATPPAENRAKRRSNGHCPGVRVVGADNVLVRLAHCCHPIPGDPIIGYITRGRGISVHHRDCRNVAVWQEREKERLVEVFWEEGVETPFDVRLEISAVDRAGLLGDVMEVLADMKISASWVEARGNRRMATIEFTARVRNKEQLDYLMRKISRVKDVFEVRRVV, encoded by the coding sequence ATGGAGCTTTATGAGGAGTTGCTGGCGCAAGTTAAGGCCTACAACCCGGGAGTAAATGAGGCCTTGCTCAGAAAAGCTTTCGATTTTGCCCAAGCCAAGCACGCGGGGCAGCGGCGTTTTTCCGGCGAGCCTTTTCTCTCTCATCCGGTGGCGGTGGCCCGTATCTTAGCGGAGCTGGAGCTGGACACGGAGACCATAGTGGCAGGACTTTTGCACGACGTGGTGGAAGACACCGGAACTACTTTAGAGGAGATCGAGCACGAGTTCGGGGCGGAGATAGCCGCCCTGGTAGACGGGGTCACCAAACTTTCTCGCCTGCAGTTTCGCTCCCAGGAGGAGCAGCAGGCGGAGAACCTCCGGAAGATGTTCGTGGCCATGGCCAAAGATGTGCGGGTGGTGCTCATCAAGCTGGCCGACCGGCTACACAACCTCAGGACCCTGCAGTACCTCCCGCCGGAAAAGCAGCGGGCCATAGCCAAGGAAACCCTGGAGATCTTCGCTCCCCTGGCGCACCGCCTGGGGATTTATCGTCTGAAGTGGGAGTTAGAAGATCTGGCCTTTCGCTACCTCGAACCCGAGCGCTACCGTGAACTGGCGGCCAAGGTGGCCAAGACACGGGCAGCGCGGGAGGAGTACACCCGCGAGCTCATTGCCATCCTGCAGAAGCGCCTAGAAGAGGCGGGGATAAAAGCAGAGCTCATGGGCCGTCCCAAGAACCTCTACAGCATCTACCAGAAGATGCTGCGCGACGGCAAGGAGTACAGTGAGATTTACGACCGCACCGGCATCCGGGCGCTGGTGGAGACGGTGCGGGACTGCTACGCCGTCCTGGGGGTGGTGCACACCCTCTGGAAGCCGGTGCCGGGACGCTTTAAAGACTACATAGCCATGCCCAAAGAGAACATGTACCAGTCCCTGCACACCACCGTGATCGGGCCCCAGGGGGAGCCAGTGGAAGTGCAGATTCGGACCTACGAGATGCACCGGACGGCCGAGTACGGCATCGCTGCCCACTGGCGCTACAAAGAAGGACAGACGCGCGACAAGCAGTTGGAGGCCAAATTTGCCTGGCTCCGCGAGCTCTTAGAGTGGGTCCAGGAGATGCGGGACGCGCGGGAGTTCATGGAACGGCTGAAGATCGACGTATTCTCCGACGTAGTCTTTGTCTTCACCCCCAAGGGAGACGTGGTGGAGCTCCCTGCGGGAGCCGTTCCCCTGGACTTCGCCTACCGTATCCACACCGAGGTAGGGCACCGCTACAAAGGGGCCAAGGTGAACGGGCGGCTGGTGCCCCTGGACTACCAGCTCAAGACGGGAGACATAGTGGAGATCATCACCGGCCCCAAGCCCAACCCCAGCCGCGACTGGCTCAACGTGGTGCGTACTTCCCAGGCCCGCTCCCGCATCCGGCAGTGGTTCAAGCGGGAGTTCCGGGAGGAAGCTAAGGCCTTAGGTAGAGAGCTTTTAGAGAAGGAGGCCCGCCGGCTGGGCCTGCCCTTAGAGGAACTGAAGGAAGAAAAGCTTTTGGAGCAGGCCCGCCGCTTCAATCTTCAGACCGTAGAGGACCTCTACGTGGCCCTGGCCCAGGGCGCGGTCACTCCTTCCTCCATCCTCCGTGCGGACCTCAAGGAGAAAGAGAAGGCCACTCCCCCGGCCGAAAACCGGGCCAAGAGGCGCTCCAACGGACACTGCCCCGGAGTGCGGGTGGTGGGAGCGGACAACGTCCTGGTGCGTCTGGCTCACTGCTGTCACCCCATACCCGGCGATCCCATCATCGGCTACATCACCCGGGGGAGGGGGATTTCGGTCCACCACCGCGACTGCCGCAACGTGGCGGTGTGGCAGGAGAGAGAGAAGGAGCGGCTGGTGGAGGTGTTCTGGGAGGAAGGGGTGGAGACGCCTTTTGATGTGCGCCTGGAGATTTCGGCGGTAGATCGGGCGGGGCTTTTGGGAGACGTCATGGAGGTTCTGGCCGACATGAAGATCAGCGCCTCCTGGGTAGAAGCACGGGGGAACAGACGCATGGCCACCATCGAGTTTACCGCCCGCGTACGCAACAAGGAGCAGCTCGACTATCTCATGCGGAAGATCTCCCGGGTGAAAGACGTATTTGAGGTGCGGCGGGTGGTGTGA